A single Chryseobacterium sp. DNA region contains:
- a CDS encoding aminotransferase class V-fold PLP-dependent enzyme, producing MNLDLIRQDTIGCSDKIFLNSAGSSLMPKVVVETIVDYLHEEQQFGGYATAGRNSGTINQFYEEAAKLINTQPSNIAFTNSSTDGYFRALSCISFKEGDSIITTNDDYISNQIAFISLQKRCNIEIIRVGNLEDHELDLDDFERLIKKHAPKLIAVTHIPTNSGLVQNVEGVGRLCRQYDILYLVDACQSVGQMVVDVTAINCDFLTATGRKFMRGPRGTGFLYVSDRVLEQGMAPLPVDSNGAQWTEFNDYQLNETAKRFELFERSTASLLGFKEALQYANTIGMHHIENYNRGLAEKLRDGLQNQGFRILDKGNKLSSIVTFCQQDGKIESAYKILTEHNVFFTVSNKNNALIDFTLKNVDHAIRLSPHYFNTPDEIEKIIQLLAQ from the coding sequence ATGAACTTGGATTTGATAAGACAGGACACGATCGGATGTTCTGATAAAATATTTTTAAACAGTGCCGGATCATCGCTGATGCCTAAGGTTGTCGTAGAAACTATTGTTGATTACCTGCATGAAGAACAACAATTCGGAGGATATGCAACAGCAGGCAGAAACTCCGGTACAATCAATCAGTTTTATGAAGAAGCGGCGAAGCTGATCAATACTCAACCCTCTAATATAGCTTTTACCAATAGCTCTACCGATGGGTATTTCAGGGCATTGTCCTGTATTTCTTTTAAGGAGGGTGATTCTATCATTACGACCAATGATGATTATATATCGAATCAGATCGCTTTTATTTCCTTACAGAAGAGATGTAATATTGAAATTATCAGAGTGGGGAACCTGGAAGACCATGAGCTGGATCTCGATGATTTTGAACGGTTAATTAAAAAGCATGCCCCTAAATTAATTGCCGTAACCCATATCCCAACGAACTCCGGTTTGGTTCAGAATGTAGAAGGAGTGGGAAGGCTCTGCCGGCAGTATGATATTCTTTACCTGGTAGATGCCTGCCAGTCGGTAGGTCAGATGGTTGTGGATGTTACAGCGATCAATTGCGACTTTTTAACGGCAACGGGCAGGAAGTTTATGAGAGGGCCGAGGGGAACCGGCTTTTTATATGTTTCAGACCGTGTTTTAGAGCAGGGTATGGCTCCTTTGCCTGTAGACAGTAACGGAGCCCAATGGACGGAATTTAATGATTATCAGTTAAATGAAACGGCAAAAAGGTTTGAGCTTTTTGAAAGATCTACAGCCTCATTGCTGGGGTTTAAAGAAGCGTTGCAATACGCCAACACCATAGGAATGCATCATATTGAAAATTACAATCGGGGATTGGCAGAAAAATTGAGGGACGGCCTTCAGAATCAAGGTTTCAGAATATTGGATAAAGGCAATAAATTAAGCAGTATCGTCACGTTCTGCCAGCAGGATGGCAAGATTGAATCCGCTTATAAAATACTGACGGAGCATAATGTATTTTTTACAGTAAGCAATAAAAACAATGCTTTAATCGATTTTACCTTAAAGAATGTAGATCATGCCATTCGTTTGTCACCTCATTATTTCAATACCCCGGACGAAATAGAAAAAATAATTCAGTTGTTGGCCCAATAA
- a CDS encoding TssN family type VI secretion system protein yields the protein MEISSVKGIFLRYILMPLIAVIMMVILGIIRRNKPAIKIKVIIVYVLLCSLCLAIPGFFGFAGNLFNPYWYLIAQVIYLIFGIIHVNLLHKYFKKHIDSLAMSILFESILSLTCIAFGGYLFTLIFNWMSKGTGYAVMAATSMVVFIVPMVFYYCYIQLISIPFDIYKTWRYSPEQKLPDFEGADFDRLMVLNVELSKNLEDTNRFRIKAKTLPTGVTFGDWFYRVVDDYNHKNPGSVIHLSDQDKEPYYWIFYTKKSFFSFRKYIDFDQDISTNSISENEVVICKRVIQHEEEGVSRKS from the coding sequence ATGGAAATTTCTTCAGTAAAGGGTATTTTTTTAAGGTATATCTTAATGCCTTTAATCGCAGTTATTATGATGGTTATACTAGGGATCATCAGACGAAATAAACCTGCGATAAAAATTAAAGTAATTATCGTATATGTCCTTCTATGCAGTTTATGCCTGGCTATTCCCGGATTTTTTGGGTTTGCCGGCAATCTTTTTAACCCGTACTGGTATCTGATCGCACAGGTTATTTACCTTATTTTTGGGATTATTCATGTTAATCTACTGCATAAATATTTTAAAAAGCATATCGATTCTCTGGCGATGAGCATTCTGTTTGAATCTATACTTTCATTGACTTGTATCGCTTTCGGAGGATATCTGTTCACGTTGATTTTCAACTGGATGAGCAAAGGAACAGGGTATGCTGTAATGGCCGCTACAAGTATGGTGGTCTTTATCGTACCCATGGTATTTTATTACTGTTATATCCAGCTGATCAGTATTCCTTTTGATATTTATAAAACCTGGAGGTATTCTCCTGAGCAGAAGCTGCCTGACTTTGAAGGCGCTGATTTTGACAGATTAATGGTATTGAATGTTGAATTGAGTAAGAATTTAGAAGATACCAACCGATTCAGAATTAAAGCTAAAACACTTCCTACAGGAGTAACTTTTGGAGATTGGTTCTATAGAGTAGTGGATGATTACAACCATAAAAATCCAGGCTCTGTTATTCACCTTTCAGATCAGGATAAGGAACCTTATTATTGGATCTTTTACACTAAGAAATCATTTTTCAGCTTTAGAAAATATATTGATTTTGACCAGGATATTTCCACAAACAGCATTTCTGAGAATGAAGTGGTGATTTGTAAAAGAGTCATTCAGCATGAAGAGGAAGGGGTTTCAAGAAAATCATAA
- a CDS encoding type VI secretion system baseplate subunit TssG: MYENNIVDMHYNKLQTDFKAEAVAVNLLKYHRAVSNIFIERIGVNDRAYLKDIKSISSSYLGFDEEVFTIESYREGIYDYLPEGLFHPPSLGASRKNVDTVVREIRKQKRVEDDARKFFRPFELEVFFTEISALLKESEFDITSNTDALLETLSELWPLINMLDRQNAYIFMHILPFFHQIRGSKKWFERCMTAFLQVPVEVTFSPNIIEGIEKNDDSMLLGNSRLGVTYIPSGRHIDGQRNWVVNIGPIPYREMKKYIPGSPFRKVLQALYDYFLPVTVDVEENFVTEKQEYSFSLEDEERNASRLGYSTFL; encoded by the coding sequence ATGTATGAGAATAATATTGTAGATATGCATTACAATAAGCTGCAGACAGACTTTAAGGCTGAGGCTGTAGCGGTTAATCTTTTAAAATATCACCGGGCAGTAAGCAATATATTTATTGAACGGATTGGCGTGAACGACCGTGCTTACCTTAAAGATATCAAAAGTATTTCGAGCAGTTATTTAGGGTTTGACGAGGAAGTATTCACTATTGAAAGTTACAGAGAAGGAATTTATGATTACCTTCCTGAAGGACTGTTTCATCCGCCGTCACTTGGAGCTTCCAGGAAAAACGTAGATACTGTGGTAAGAGAGATCCGTAAACAGAAAAGAGTAGAGGATGATGCACGGAAGTTTTTCCGCCCTTTTGAGCTTGAAGTATTCTTTACCGAAATCAGTGCCCTGCTTAAAGAATCTGAATTTGATATTACAAGTAATACGGATGCACTGCTGGAAACACTAAGTGAGCTTTGGCCGCTGATCAATATGCTTGACAGGCAGAATGCCTATATTTTCATGCATATCTTACCTTTTTTCCACCAGATCAGAGGGAGTAAGAAATGGTTTGAAAGATGCATGACTGCTTTTTTACAGGTCCCTGTTGAAGTTACTTTTTCTCCTAATATTATTGAAGGAATAGAAAAGAATGACGATTCAATGCTATTGGGGAATTCGAGATTGGGGGTTACCTATATTCCAAGCGGAAGGCATATAGACGGGCAGAGGAACTGGGTGGTCAATATCGGTCCTATTCCTTACAGGGAAATGAAAAAATATATTCCCGGAAGTCCGTTCAGAAAAGTGCTGCAGGCTCTTTATGATTATTTCCTACCCGTAACGGTAGATGTAGAAGAGAACTTCGTTACAGAAAAACAGGAGTATTCATTCAGTCTTGAAGATGAAGAAAGAAATGCCAGCCGCCTTGGATACTCTACCTTCCTCTAA
- a CDS encoding S1/P1 nuclease, giving the protein MKSIYSKILILAFISSSLYSYAWGLTGHRVIADIAQNHLSGKARREIKKIMGKERLAYWANWPDFIKSDTTGVWKQASSWHYVNIDPQTDFKAFEQNLKAQAGPSLYTQVNTLSSQIKDKNTSEKDRKIALIFLIHIMGDLAQPLHVGRADDLGGNKINVTYFGEKTNLHSVWDGKLVDSQKYSYTEYAKLLDIKSKKEVAQIQSGTLEDWLYDSHKIANKIYAQTPDGSKLSYDYQYKFNDTLERQLLYGGLRLAKVLNELF; this is encoded by the coding sequence ATGAAAAGTATTTATTCTAAAATTCTGATTTTAGCATTCATCTCTTCTTCCCTTTATTCTTATGCGTGGGGATTGACTGGACACAGAGTTATTGCAGACATTGCACAAAACCACCTTTCCGGAAAAGCCAGAAGAGAGATCAAAAAAATAATGGGTAAAGAACGACTGGCCTATTGGGCCAACTGGCCGGATTTTATCAAATCTGATACCACCGGTGTCTGGAAACAGGCTTCTTCATGGCATTATGTAAATATTGATCCGCAAACTGATTTTAAAGCTTTTGAACAAAACTTAAAAGCTCAGGCCGGGCCAAGTCTTTATACTCAGGTCAACACTTTATCAAGCCAGATCAAAGACAAAAATACATCTGAGAAAGACAGAAAAATCGCTTTGATTTTCTTAATCCATATTATGGGAGACCTTGCACAGCCTCTACATGTAGGAAGAGCCGATGACCTGGGCGGAAACAAAATCAATGTTACCTATTTCGGAGAGAAAACCAATTTGCATTCTGTATGGGATGGTAAACTGGTAGATTCTCAAAAATACAGCTACACAGAGTATGCAAAGCTTCTGGATATCAAATCTAAAAAAGAAGTAGCACAGATTCAGTCCGGGACCCTGGAAGACTGGCTGTATGATTCCCACAAAATTGCCAACAAGATCTATGCTCAGACTCCTGATGGTTCAAAATTATCTTACGACTATCAGTACAAATTCAATGATACGCTGGAAAGACAGCTTCTGTACGGAGGTTTGAGATTAGCAAAAGTGCTGAACGAGTTATTTTAA
- a CDS encoding RNA polymerase sigma factor RpoD/SigA produces the protein MRQLKITKQVTNRETASLDKYLQEIGKVELITADEEVELAQRIRAGDRAALEKLIKANLRFVVSVSKQYQNQGLSLPDLINEGNLGLMKAAKRYDETRGFKFISYAVWWIRQSILQALAEQSRIVRLPLNKIGSINKINKAYAHLEQENERPPSPEELAEVLDMSEEDIKESMKNSGRHLSMDAPLVEGEDSNLYDVLRSGESPSPDKDLMLESLQIEIERALNTLTPREADLVRLYFGLNGKHPMTLEEIGETFDLTRERVRQIKEKAIKRLKHNTRSKILKSYLGK, from the coding sequence ATGAGACAATTAAAAATCACTAAGCAGGTTACCAATAGGGAAACTGCTTCATTAGACAAGTATTTGCAGGAAATTGGTAAAGTGGAACTGATCACTGCGGACGAAGAAGTAGAATTGGCACAAAGAATACGTGCCGGCGACAGAGCCGCATTGGAGAAATTAATCAAAGCCAACCTTCGTTTCGTAGTTTCTGTATCTAAGCAATACCAAAATCAAGGTCTTTCTTTACCCGATTTGATCAATGAGGGTAACCTGGGATTGATGAAAGCAGCAAAAAGGTACGATGAAACTAGAGGTTTCAAATTTATCTCTTATGCAGTATGGTGGATCCGTCAATCAATTTTACAGGCGTTAGCTGAGCAGTCAAGAATCGTAAGGCTACCGTTGAACAAAATTGGTTCCATCAATAAAATTAACAAAGCATACGCTCACCTTGAACAGGAAAACGAAAGACCGCCTTCTCCGGAAGAATTGGCTGAAGTTCTTGACATGAGCGAAGAAGATATCAAAGAATCTATGAAAAACTCCGGAAGACACCTGTCCATGGATGCACCTTTAGTAGAAGGTGAAGATTCTAATCTTTATGATGTATTACGTTCAGGAGAATCACCAAGTCCTGATAAAGATTTGATGCTTGAATCTCTTCAGATTGAAATTGAAAGAGCATTGAATACTTTGACTCCGAGAGAGGCTGATTTGGTAAGACTATACTTCGGACTAAACGGAAAACACCCAATGACTTTAGAGGAAATTGGTGAGACTTTCGATCTTACAAGAGAGAGAGTTCGTCAGATCAAAGAAAAAGCAATTAAGAGACTAAAACACAATACCAGAAGCAAGATCCTGAAATCTTACCTGGGTAAATAA
- a CDS encoding type II CAAX endopeptidase family protein: MFSRFNEGIKKTVADHFPLKIKIELKDIFAILLIPMIFLNSYIISFITGDRIELAFADSMFRGFLFFLICLIYGKMLRAHWRKFNAAKWQSWLLVIAGAILIQVVIHLTRSLLPLEHTPVEEAKDDIDITKPGFMILFIAMGPIFTALIEDIIFRYTLLSKLFIPNRVWRIILVILNAVGFGLIHYNNFGGSILATVSFMSAGLFLNLIYIYTRNIWHVLLIHALNNFVLSVLGLIVGWILAGFIK, translated from the coding sequence ATGTTCTCACGTTTTAATGAAGGAATAAAAAAGACCGTGGCTGATCATTTTCCACTGAAAATAAAGATTGAATTAAAAGATATATTTGCCATTTTACTGATTCCGATGATATTTCTGAATAGCTATATCATAAGTTTTATTACAGGGGATAGAATAGAACTGGCTTTTGCGGACAGTATGTTTCGCGGATTCTTATTTTTTCTTATTTGTCTGATTTACGGCAAAATGCTCAGGGCACACTGGAGGAAATTTAATGCTGCAAAATGGCAGTCCTGGCTTTTGGTTATAGCCGGAGCAATTCTTATACAGGTGGTTATCCATCTTACACGGAGTCTGCTTCCGTTGGAGCATACACCGGTAGAAGAAGCCAAAGATGATATTGATATTACAAAACCGGGCTTTATGATCCTGTTTATTGCCATGGGGCCTATTTTTACAGCTTTAATCGAGGATATTATATTCCGGTACACTCTTTTAAGCAAGCTTTTTATTCCTAATAGGGTTTGGCGGATCATACTTGTTATTCTGAATGCCGTTGGTTTCGGATTAATTCATTACAATAATTTTGGCGGCAGTATTCTGGCAACGGTCAGTTTTATGTCAGCCGGATTATTTCTTAACCTGATTTATATTTATACAAGGAATATCTGGCATGTCCTGCTGATACATGCGCTTAATAATTTTGTACTCAGCGTATTGGGACTCATTGTAGGATGGATTTTAGCGGGTTTTATTAAATAA
- a CDS encoding GNAT family N-acetyltransferase produces MKYTTKWLTDKARVKELVDFFITHKTDSYISHGEMMSGRAIDSHHWNPDLDVILTEQLITDFNSDGSSKLNILIAENENGEIVGMMVFNVINSPFKKYAVLEDMLLDQSVRGQSLGSRLLEKAIHESKTWNISFILLESGVNNHGAHNFFSKYGFKKVSESYILTL; encoded by the coding sequence ATGAAATATACAACGAAATGGCTTACCGATAAGGCACGCGTCAAAGAGCTGGTAGACTTTTTTATTACCCATAAAACGGATTCTTACATTTCCCATGGCGAGATGATGTCCGGCAGGGCTATCGATTCTCATCACTGGAATCCTGATCTTGATGTGATATTGACAGAACAGCTGATCACTGATTTTAATTCTGACGGCAGTTCCAAGCTGAATATTTTGATTGCAGAAAATGAGAACGGGGAGATTGTCGGAATGATGGTTTTCAACGTGATCAACAGCCCTTTTAAAAAATATGCTGTTCTGGAGGATATGCTTTTAGATCAGTCTGTAAGAGGACAATCTCTCGGAAGCAGACTTTTGGAAAAAGCAATTCACGAATCTAAAACCTGGAACATCAGTTTTATCCTGTTGGAAAGCGGTGTCAATAACCACGGGGCCCACAACTTTTTCAGCAAGTATGGTTTCAAAAAAGTATCGGAAAGTTATATTTTAACATTATAA
- a CDS encoding FAD-dependent monooxygenase gives MKSISIIGAGIGGLTLGNILKQHQYDFTIYEAAPEIRPVGAGIMMAVNAMQVFDQLGLKEKIEMAGNKIHSITITNESLQPISKTEILELEKKYNSCNVAIHRAELQKILAENIGLDAINLNHSLQKIEKRQNYTLTFESGSPIESKIVFGADGIKSKIRNQILQTGAIRSSGQKCWRGLVEFELPEIYHHQAFEIWGKGKRFGFVKISEKKVYWYACINEKSFESPLDAATLFRDFNPLILQLIEATSEENIICNEITDLTPIPKWYTDNLCLIGDAAHATTPNMGQGACQAIEDAHVIGKLLEKNKDFNTVFQEFQKIRRKKVDYIVNTSRTIGKVSQWEHGNSLRNFLMRLIPQNMNQKMAKKIIALEM, from the coding sequence ATGAAATCCATTTCAATAATCGGAGCCGGAATTGGCGGTCTTACCCTCGGAAATATTCTGAAACAGCATCAGTATGATTTTACCATTTACGAAGCTGCTCCGGAAATAAGACCTGTAGGAGCCGGAATTATGATGGCCGTCAATGCCATGCAGGTCTTTGACCAGCTGGGATTAAAAGAAAAAATTGAAATGGCAGGAAATAAAATCCACAGCATCACCATTACCAATGAATCTTTACAACCCATTTCAAAAACTGAGATTCTTGAACTGGAAAAAAAATACAATTCCTGCAATGTAGCGATTCATAGGGCCGAACTGCAAAAAATACTTGCGGAAAATATAGGACTGGATGCTATTAACCTCAACCATTCCCTACAAAAAATCGAAAAGAGACAAAATTATACTTTAACCTTTGAAAGCGGCAGCCCTATAGAAAGTAAAATCGTCTTCGGAGCTGATGGCATCAAATCTAAAATACGGAACCAGATCCTGCAAACCGGAGCTATCAGAAGTTCAGGACAGAAATGCTGGCGGGGGCTGGTGGAATTTGAACTCCCCGAAATATACCATCACCAAGCCTTTGAAATCTGGGGAAAGGGAAAACGTTTCGGGTTTGTAAAGATCTCCGAAAAGAAAGTCTACTGGTATGCATGCATTAATGAAAAAAGTTTTGAAAGCCCCTTAGATGCAGCAACCCTTTTCAGAGATTTTAATCCTTTGATTCTACAGCTTATTGAAGCCACTTCGGAGGAAAACATCATCTGTAATGAAATTACTGACCTCACTCCTATTCCGAAATGGTACACCGACAACTTATGCCTGATTGGAGATGCCGCCCATGCTACCACTCCCAATATGGGCCAGGGGGCGTGTCAGGCTATTGAAGACGCCCATGTCATTGGAAAACTCCTGGAAAAAAATAAAGACTTCAATACCGTTTTTCAGGAATTTCAGAAGATAAGGAGAAAAAAGGTGGATTACATCGTCAATACAAGCCGGACCATCGGAAAAGTTTCCCAATGGGAGCATGGAAATTCATTGCGTAACTTTCTGATGCGCTTAATTCCTCAAAATATGAATCAAAAAATGGCAAAAAAAATCATAGCACTGGAAATGTAG
- a CDS encoding S9 family peptidase, translating to MKKIFYVLLLMIGVHTAKAQDVPLLDRGLFFGNPEISGGQLSPDGKWISFTKEYGGIMNIWVKKIDEPFEKARPLTDSKRPLNGYFWSEDGKYILYVKDHNGDENMNIFAVDPMVKAANGVPESRNITPLKEVTAQIYMVSRKNPDLLMIGLNNRDKAWHDLYSLKISTGELKKIFENTDRITGYTFDWDEKLRVLSRTDDKGTTQFLYKESDKLTPIYETLVTESAYISNWNEDNSKFYLVTNKGDLDKSTLFLMDPKTKQITKIESDPKGKVDFGGLFMDRNTRKIISTSYTGDKTEYYWKDKTWEAHYKFLQGKFPGREVNFASSTNDYSKFLISVWGDKYASEAYFFDTKNKQLIFQYTPRAELKKVEKYLAAMTPITYKSSDGLEIPAYLTLPTGSTGKNVPVVVFVHGGPKGPRDMWGYNSTVQFLANRGYAVLQPNFRASGGYGKKFQNGGDLQWGKLMQDDITWGVKYLIDKGIADKSKVVIMGGSYGGYATLAGLAFTPDVYAAGVDIVGPSNLFTLLDSVPPYWEAARAFLYGMVGDPKTEEGKKLMHDASPLFSVDKINKPLLIVQGANDPRVKQAEADQIVIALRDKGKKVNYILADDEGHGFRKPVNSMAMYAETEKFLSEVIGGRYQKDMPENVAKRLKEMTVDIKKVTYTPAKDSKTAEVSK from the coding sequence ATGAAAAAAATCTTTTATGTATTACTCTTAATGATAGGCGTTCATACAGCAAAGGCCCAGGACGTCCCGTTACTGGATAGAGGTTTATTCTTTGGAAATCCTGAAATCTCCGGCGGACAGCTGAGTCCGGATGGAAAATGGATCTCGTTCACGAAAGAATACGGAGGAATCATGAATATCTGGGTAAAAAAAATTGATGAACCTTTTGAAAAGGCCCGCCCATTAACTGACAGTAAACGTCCATTAAACGGTTATTTCTGGTCAGAAGACGGAAAGTATATCCTGTATGTGAAAGATCATAATGGTGACGAAAATATGAACATTTTCGCAGTAGATCCCATGGTAAAAGCAGCGAATGGAGTTCCTGAATCAAGGAATATAACCCCACTCAAAGAAGTGACTGCCCAGATCTATATGGTAAGCAGAAAAAATCCTGACCTCCTGATGATCGGGCTAAACAACCGTGATAAAGCATGGCATGATCTGTACTCACTGAAAATTTCTACGGGTGAGCTGAAAAAGATCTTTGAAAATACAGACCGTATCACAGGTTATACCTTCGATTGGGATGAAAAGCTTAGAGTCCTTTCCAGAACTGATGATAAAGGGACTACTCAATTCCTGTATAAAGAGAGCGATAAATTAACCCCTATCTACGAAACACTGGTAACAGAAAGCGCATACATTTCGAACTGGAATGAAGATAATTCGAAGTTCTATCTGGTAACCAACAAAGGAGATCTGGACAAATCAACTTTATTTTTGATGGACCCAAAAACCAAACAAATCACAAAAATAGAAAGTGATCCGAAAGGAAAAGTAGATTTCGGAGGATTGTTCATGGACAGAAATACCAGAAAGATCATTTCTACTTCTTATACCGGAGATAAAACCGAATACTATTGGAAAGATAAAACATGGGAAGCTCATTATAAATTCCTGCAAGGGAAGTTTCCGGGAAGAGAAGTCAATTTTGCCAGCTCAACCAATGATTATTCAAAATTCTTAATCTCTGTTTGGGGTGACAAGTATGCTTCTGAAGCTTATTTCTTTGATACCAAAAACAAACAGCTTATTTTCCAGTATACTCCAAGAGCAGAATTAAAAAAAGTTGAAAAGTATCTTGCTGCTATGACTCCTATCACCTATAAAAGCAGCGACGGGCTCGAAATTCCTGCTTATCTGACTTTGCCAACGGGTTCAACAGGAAAGAATGTACCTGTAGTGGTGTTTGTTCACGGAGGTCCGAAAGGCCCGAGAGATATGTGGGGATACAATTCTACGGTACAGTTCTTAGCCAACAGAGGATATGCTGTACTGCAGCCGAACTTCAGAGCAAGCGGAGGATATGGCAAAAAGTTCCAGAACGGCGGCGATCTTCAATGGGGAAAACTGATGCAGGATGATATTACCTGGGGAGTAAAATACCTGATTGACAAAGGAATAGCGGATAAAAGCAAAGTGGTAATTATGGGAGGAAGCTATGGCGGATATGCTACACTGGCAGGTTTAGCGTTCACACCGGATGTATATGCTGCAGGAGTAGATATCGTAGGGCCAAGCAACCTGTTTACTCTATTGGATTCTGTTCCTCCTTACTGGGAAGCTGCACGCGCATTCCTGTATGGTATGGTAGGCGACCCTAAAACTGAGGAGGGTAAAAAACTAATGCACGATGCCAGTCCGTTGTTTAGTGTAGATAAAATAAACAAACCGCTGCTGATTGTTCAGGGTGCTAATGATCCAAGAGTAAAGCAGGCCGAAGCTGATCAGATTGTAATCGCTCTTCGTGATAAAGGGAAGAAAGTGAACTATATCCTTGCCGATGATGAAGGACATGGATTCCGCAAACCGGTTAACAGCATGGCAATGTATGCTGAAACAGAAAAATTCCTGTCTGAAGTAATCGGAGGAAGATATCAGAAAGATATGCCTGAAAATGTGGCAAAACGCCTGAAAGAAATGACCGTTGATATTAAAAAGGTTACTTATACACCGGCAAAAGATTCAAAAACAGCAGAAGTTTCAAAATAA